In Haliscomenobacter hydrossis DSM 1100, the DNA window TCTGCGGTACAAATTGGCATCACATTGATCGGCATTGTATCGGGGGTTTACGGCGGAGCAACACTTACGGATAACTTTCGTCCCGTAGTGGAACAGGTTGAAGTGCTGCGGCCATATGCGGGGCAAATCGCCTACGTGTTGGTGGTGGCATTGATCACTTACCTATCCATCGTCATTGGGGAGCTTATTCCGAAAACCTTGGCGATGAAATATGCTGAGCCAGTAGCCTTGAGTATTGCGGGTTTTATCTTGATCTTTTCCAAATTTGCTCGCCCCTTTGTGTGGTTATTGACGACAACCACCAACCTGGTATTCCGCATTTTAGGCATCAAACCCGCCGAAGAGGAAAAAGTTACCGAGGAAGAATTGCGCTACATCATCAAAACTGCGGGACGGCAAGGGCTTTTTGAAAAAGAAGAGAGCGAAATCCACAACAATGCCATCTCTTTTGCTGACTTACGGGCAAAAAACCTGATGACCCATCGCCTGGAGGTAGATTGGGTAGATGTAACTGATCCACCGGAAAAAACCGAAGAGCGCTTGTTGCAAAGCAATCATTTTCAATTTCCAGTTTGTGAAGACAAATACGACAATATCCTGGGCTACCTGCATGTCAAAGATTTTTTTGCCAAAAAAAATGAACCTGGATTTCAAATCCGGAGCATCATTCGGGAGCCGGTTTTTATTCCAGAAAATCAGTTCTCCATCGATATTCTCCAACAGTTCAAAAAACAGCGCTGCTATTTTGGCATCGTCGTGGATGAGTTTGGCGCTTTTGAAGGGGTGATTACCTTGCATGACCTTTCGGAAGCCTTGGTAGGCGATTTACCCGATCAGGACGAAGTAGCCCCTGAAATCATTTCCAGAGCAGATGGCTCTCTCTTGGTTGGGGGCAGTGTTGCCGTGCATGAACTTAATCAATTTTTGAAAATCGATTTTATTCCGGAAAAGAACACCTTTTACACCTCGATGGCTGGGTTTGTCATTCATCAAACGGAACGGATACCGGATGTGGGCGAGCAAATTGAATTCAATGGTAGGCGGATAGAAATTGTGGATAGAGACGGGGTGCGGATTGATCAGGTGATCATTCATCCGGAACAAAAAGTAGATTGAATACAATTCAATGAAATGGATTACTCGTGAACGCCCAAAAATTGACCGTATTGCCTGCCCTTGGCTGATCAAGAATTTTGTAGATCCCGAGGCGTTTTTTTATTACGTACCGGAGCCACAAGTGCTTGAGCAAGCTGCTGTATTAGGCGCAATTCCCTACGACGTTCCCGGCGTGGAGTACTCCCACGAAGGAGCGTTCTGCACCTTTGACTACATCCTGAAGAAACATCATTTAAGTGAGCCTGCTTTGCAACAACTGGCCGTAATCGTACGTGCTGCTGATACCGATCAGTTTGCTCTGGCACCACAAGCAGCAGGACTTTGGGCCATTTCAGCAGGCTTGGCTCACCAGCATCAGGACGATCATAAGTTGTTGGAAATTGGCATGCTGCTCTACGATGCTCTTTATGCCTGGGTCAAACATTTGCAACACGAGAAACACACAGGTGACCCCGTAGAGCAAATGCTCGTGCAAATGATGAAGAACTACCTGGCAGAAAAAGAACCGGCCAAGCAACGTGTCCCAACCTGGGCCAAAGCACTCAAAGAAACCATTCAAGATTACGTGGATACCAATTTTAGCTTGAGTTTAAAAGACATTTCACAGGAATTAGATTTGCATCCGGCCTACGTGTCGCGGGCTTTTTCCAAGTATTTTGACAACCTTTCTTTTGGAGAATACATCCGCAAATTGCGCATTGAAAAAGCGGTGCAACTACTGGAAAATAGCACTTATTCCCTTACCGAAATCGCCTATCTCACCGGCTTTTCTGATCAAAGCCATTTCAACCGCATTTTTAAAAAAATCATGGGTATACAGCCTTCCGTTTACCGAAAATCGTTCGAAAAAGGTAAAAAGGATACCAGGGATTAAATCCGTTCTATGTTTCACAACTCCAGATTGGGTATCTTGCTTGAAAAAAAATGGCTTACCCTTCCTTTCGCGAAGCCTTCCAAGTTTGGCTCAAAGTAGCCCTCTACAGTTTCGGCGGCCCCGCCGGACAAATCGCCGTAATGCACAAGTACATCGTGGAAGAGAAAAAATGGCTGGGTGAAAACCGCTTTTTGCACGCCCTCAATTATTGTATGCTGTTGCCCGGGCCGGAGGCTCAACAATTGGCTACTTACATCGGCTGGCTGATGCACAAAACCCGGGGCGGGTTGTTAGCAGGCGGATTATTCGTGCTGCCCGGGTTCGTTTCTATCCTGATTTTGAGCATTTTGTACGCCCTTTGGAAAGACCTGACTTTTGTACAAGGTATATTTTACGGCATCAAACCCGCCGTGTTGGCGGTGGTGGTGGGTGCGGTCATCAAAATTGGCAAACGGGCGCTCAAAAATGAGGTCATGGTGGGCATTGCCGTTTTGGCCTTCGTTGCCATCTTTTTTTTCAAAATCTCCTTTCCTTACATCGTTTTGGCAGCGGGCTTGATTGGCTATTTCGGAGGTAAAATTTGGGAAGAAAAATTCTACGTGATCAAAGGTCATGCCGATGTGAAAAACAGTGAAATGGGTTTGATTGACCAGTACATCCAAACAGAACGCCCCTCTTTGGTTAAAACGCTGGGGGTTGCCCTGTTTTGGCTGGCCCTGTGGTTGGTTCCGGTCGTGATTTTAGTCTGGGTTTTGGGCACGGAAAACGTGTTCACCAAGGAAGCGCTATTTTTTAGTCAATCCGCTATTGTCACCTTTGGGGGCGCATACTCCGTGCTGGCCTACATTTCCCAAAAGGCGGTAGAAACTTATGGCTGGTTGCAGCCTGGTGAAATGCTGGATGGGCTGGGTATGGCCGAAACTACTCCAGGGCCACTCATTCAGGTCGTACAATTTGTCGGCTTTATGGGCGCTTTTCGCAATGCTGGAACCCTCGATCCTATTTTGGCTGGTGTACTCGCCTCCGTGCTCGTCACCTGGGTAACTTATTTGCCTTCCTTCTTGTTCATTTTCACCGGAGCACCCTACATCGAATACTTGCGGGGCAATAAGTCCTTGAGCACGGCGCTTTCGGGTATCACCGCGGCGGTGGTCGGAGTGATTTTGAACCTGGGCATCTGGTTCAGTTTGCATACTTTATTTGCTCAAGTAAGCGAAGTGAGCGCAGGCCCTTTGCACATTCCTGTTCCCGTTTGGAACACGGTAGATTGGGGAGCGGTGTTCATCACTTTGGCTGCCTTGCTTTTCACTTTTCGCTTGAAATGGGACATGCTGCGCACCATTGGAGTGTGTATCCTTTTGGGCTTGATTTTTAAATTGCTAATCCTAAAATAAACCAATATGGATCGAAGTACTTTTCTCAAAAACACAGCCATTTTGGGCACGGCTTCTTTGTTGCCCAACAATTCTGTTTTTGCCAACAATGTCACCGAAAATGGGATCGACAAGCTGGTGGATGCCGATGGCAATTTTGCCCTGCAAGCCTTGCCCTACAAAGAAACCTTCCTCGAACCCTATATGGACGAAGAGACGGTACACCTCCACTACATGTTCCACCACGGTGGGGCGGTAAAGGGCGCGAACAAAGACTTACAAATGATCCGCAAGGCCCTGGATGAAAACAGCGTGGAGACCGTAGATTATTGGACTAAAAAATTGTCTTACCACCTGTCTTCACATATCTTGCACACCATCTTCTGGACGAATTTGACCAACAAAAAAACCGAGCCTGCGGGAGAGTTATTGAAAAAAATCGAACGCGATTTTGGCTCTTACGACAAGTTGAAACTGCTCATTTCCAAAACCTCCAAAGACGTGGATGGCAATGGTTGGGGGATTTTGGGTTACCAACCTTATACGGATAAACTCACCGTCTTGCAATGCGAAAATCACGAGAAATTGACTCAGTGGGGCGTCATACCACTGCTGGTGATCGATGTGTGGGAGCATTCCTATTACTTGAAGTACCGCAACAAACGCGCCGATTTTGTGGATAACCTGTTTGGAATATTGAACTGGGACAATGTGGCGCAGCGGTTTGATACGGGCTTGAAGCTGCTGAAGTGATTGAAATAAACTGCAAGTGCAACAAAAATTGCACTTGCAGTTTAACAAATAGATAAGATGAAACTTGGGTTTTTTACGCTATTTTTTCTAGTTCCTTTTTTGGCCTCTACTCAAAATCTAGGCAGCATAAGGGGGGAAATACAGGATGACAATCATCGTCCAGTTGAGTTCGCTACAATTTTTATTTCGGCAAAAAATGATTCCCTCAAGGCCATCAGTGGAACCATCAGCGACAGCACCGGGCGTTTTTTGTTGACCAATCTTCCCTATGGAGTATATGTGCTGAATGTTCAACTGATCGGTTACACAAAACATCGGCAATCATTCCTACTCAACGAAAGCAACGCCAATCAAAATTTATCCCCAATCGTTTTGCAAACGGACGCTCAATTATTGGATGCGGTGGAAGTAAGGGGCCTGCGCAACATGATCAAAAAAACTGAGGAAGGGATTGTCGTGAATGCTGCGGACAACCTCACCCAAATTGGTGGAACTGCCACCGACCTGCTCAAAAACACCCCCAATGTGCTCGTAGGTGCCGAAGGGGAAATTACTTTGCGTGGAAAAAGCCCTCTGATTTTGATCAACGGCCGGGTTTCAGGCATGGGGGGAGCAGACCGTTCGGCCAATCTTGAACAAATCCCCGCCAGCAGCATCGAACGGATCGAAATCATCACCAATCCATCGGTTAAATACGACGCCGACGCCGAAGGAGGCATCATCAATATTGTGTTGAAAAAAAATACCGATCTGGGAACAAACGGAGCTTTTGCCCTCGGCGCGGGTTTTGGCGAACGGTACCGCCTGAACGGAACCCTTTTGCTCAACCACAAAACCCCAAAATGGAATACAGGGGTTGCCTACGACAATTGGTACACCACCAGAACCCGCAGGGTGCGCGGCGACCGAACCCAATTTGATTTGCCCAGTGAATATTACCTCACCCAACGCAGATTTGATGAGCGAACCATCCAGATTCAAACTGCCCGAGCCAATATCGATTACACGCCGAATAAAAAAAACAGCCTGGGTTTGGAAGCCATCTGGTTATTTGAAGGCGAAGACAATCGAGAAACACTGACCAATTTAATCCAAACTTCTACTTTTGATTTTACAAATAGCAACCGAAGGTTTTCCAAAGAAATCAGAACGGCACACACGGGTGAAATAGCCTTGCATTACACCAAACGTTTCAATCAACCCGATCGTTTTTTGAGCTTTAATGCTAGTTCAGCCTTGAACTTTCCCCGGGAAAACACCGACATTAGTACCCAAACGTTATCCCAACAAAATACAGAAATTGGAAACCCTTTTTTGCAGAAAACCCACAATTTTGTCAACTCCAACCTGAGCAATATTGCCATTGATTACAGCCATCCGCTCAGCGAAAGAGGCTTGATCGAAGCAGGGTACAAAAGCATCTTCCGTTTTTTGGACAATGATTTCCTGCGCCAAAATCAATTGAATGGCGATTTTGTCACCGATGTGGCCAATACCGACATTTTTAAGTTCAAGGAACAAATTCATGCAGTATACACCCAATACACAGGTTGGATAGGTGAAAAACAAGCCCCGAAATGGAAATACACCTTCGGACTGCGGGCTGAACAGGTCTGGAACAATGGCAATACCACCCTGAATCCAGTAAAATTTAGCAATGATTATTTCAACTTGTTTCCTTCTGCCAGTCTGATCTATTACACCACGCAAAGAAACATGCTAAAGCTGAGCTACAGCCGCAGAATCAACCGACCAGGCTTTGGGCAATTGAGCCCTTTTACCGACATCACCGACTCCCTAAACCAACGGGCAGGAAACCCCAAACTCCTGCCTGAATTGGCCCACGCACTTGAATTTTCGTACAACCAGTCCTACAAAAAAGGCAGTTTTATTGCTTCCGCATTTTACCGCAACACCAGCAATGTGATTTTGCCCTACACCACGTTGGACAACAATGGCGTAGCCTTTACAAACCTGCTGAATTTTGGCAATGCTACAACTTACGGACTGGAAGGAATCATCACGTATAATCCGTACAAATTTTGGAGCCTCAACCTGAATGTTTCGGGGTACGATTTGCACATTGAAACCAATGAGTCAGCGCTCAACTTACAGCGCAATCAACTTACCTATTTCGCCAAACTCATCAATAACTTCACCCTTTGGAACAACGGAAAACTACAAGTGACGGGCAATTACACCTCACCCATTGCAATTCCGCAGGGTGAGCGGGTTGCGGTTTATTTTGTAGACCTGGGCTTTCAACAAAAAATCATGAAAGGCCAGGGCCGATTGGGATTGACTTTTACCGATGTTTTTAATACGCAGGAAAGTGGTTTGATCACTTCCGATACCAATTTTGAGTTCAGCCGGATTTTCAAACTGGATACCAGGGCCGTAATGCTGACTTTTGGGTATACCTTCAAATCTAACTTCAAGGAAAACTTGATGGAAAACAAATTCAAAAACGAGTAAGATGACAACACCCTCTATGTTCATGCTAGAAATTTTCCTTTGCCTTGTAGGCGCACATATACTTGCTGCCTGCGGCAACGGGCAAACAGCCATCACCCAGGCCCAAAAACAACAAATTGATCAACTCGCTCGATTTGCAGATAGCCTCCAGCCGCAAGCAAGCTGGAATTTTGATTTTGAAAAACTGCCCGCTGGGCAAACTCCAATTGGATGGACACCTTATTTTACAGGCGAAGGCAATACCGACTGGAAAATCAGTCGTGACAATGAAAATCAGGTACTCGCCCAGTTGTACAGTGATAACCCTGGCAGTCATTTCAACATCATTGTCAATGACAGCATCAGCGCTAAAGACCTAAAATTGAGTATCAAACTCAAAGGAGTGGGCGGTAAACACGACCAAGGTGGTGGCCTGGTTTGGCGATTTATTGACAAAAACAACCACTACATCGTACGGGCCAACCCCCTGGAAGACAATGTGGTGCTCTATAAAATGGAAAAAGGCAAACGGATCGACCTGCCATTGGTCGGTTTAGGCAAAACCTATGGCATGCAAACCGAACCACTTGGTAAGGCTTGGAATACGCTCAGCTTGACGGTGAAAGGTGAATGGTTTACCGTTTTTCTCAATGGTAAAGAATTGTTCAAAGTGCAAGACCAGACTTTCTCCGATCCAGGAAAAGTAGGATTTTGGACCAAAGCAGATGCAGTGACCTATTTTGATGATTTTGAGGTGGGAAAATTTGAATAGCCAATCCAATGAAAAAAAAACCCCTTCCACTGTACCTGCGAATTAAAACCAAAATTATG includes these proteins:
- a CDS encoding outer membrane beta-barrel family protein, producing the protein MKLGFFTLFFLVPFLASTQNLGSIRGEIQDDNHRPVEFATIFISAKNDSLKAISGTISDSTGRFLLTNLPYGVYVLNVQLIGYTKHRQSFLLNESNANQNLSPIVLQTDAQLLDAVEVRGLRNMIKKTEEGIVVNAADNLTQIGGTATDLLKNTPNVLVGAEGEITLRGKSPLILINGRVSGMGGADRSANLEQIPASSIERIEIITNPSVKYDADAEGGIINIVLKKNTDLGTNGAFALGAGFGERYRLNGTLLLNHKTPKWNTGVAYDNWYTTRTRRVRGDRTQFDLPSEYYLTQRRFDERTIQIQTARANIDYTPNKKNSLGLEAIWLFEGEDNRETLTNLIQTSTFDFTNSNRRFSKEIRTAHTGEIALHYTKRFNQPDRFLSFNASSALNFPRENTDISTQTLSQQNTEIGNPFLQKTHNFVNSNLSNIAIDYSHPLSERGLIEAGYKSIFRFLDNDFLRQNQLNGDFVTDVANTDIFKFKEQIHAVYTQYTGWIGEKQAPKWKYTFGLRAEQVWNNGNTTLNPVKFSNDYFNLFPSASLIYYTTQRNMLKLSYSRRINRPGFGQLSPFTDITDSLNQRAGNPKLLPELAHALEFSYNQSYKKGSFIASAFYRNTSNVILPYTTLDNNGVAFTNLLNFGNATTYGLEGIITYNPYKFWSLNLNVSGYDLHIETNESALNLQRNQLTYFAKLINNFTLWNNGKLQVTGNYTSPIAIPQGERVAVYFVDLGFQQKIMKGQGRLGLTFTDVFNTQESGLITSDTNFEFSRIFKLDTRAVMLTFGYTFKSNFKENLMENKFKNE
- a CDS encoding chromate resistance protein ChrB domain-containing protein, whose translation is MKWITRERPKIDRIACPWLIKNFVDPEAFFYYVPEPQVLEQAAVLGAIPYDVPGVEYSHEGAFCTFDYILKKHHLSEPALQQLAVIVRAADTDQFALAPQAAGLWAISAGLAHQHQDDHKLLEIGMLLYDALYAWVKHLQHEKHTGDPVEQMLVQMMKNYLAEKEPAKQRVPTWAKALKETIQDYVDTNFSLSLKDISQELDLHPAYVSRAFSKYFDNLSFGEYIRKLRIEKAVQLLENSTYSLTEIAYLTGFSDQSHFNRIFKKIMGIQPSVYRKSFEKGKKDTRD
- a CDS encoding hemolysin family protein, with the translated sequence MEIFIIIIFNLINGIFALSEIALVSVKKQRMVQLTEAGNLRARKVLQLLKKPEDFLSAVQIGITLIGIVSGVYGGATLTDNFRPVVEQVEVLRPYAGQIAYVLVVALITYLSIVIGELIPKTLAMKYAEPVALSIAGFILIFSKFARPFVWLLTTTTNLVFRILGIKPAEEEKVTEEELRYIIKTAGRQGLFEKEESEIHNNAISFADLRAKNLMTHRLEVDWVDVTDPPEKTEERLLQSNHFQFPVCEDKYDNILGYLHVKDFFAKKNEPGFQIRSIIREPVFIPENQFSIDILQQFKKQRCYFGIVVDEFGAFEGVITLHDLSEALVGDLPDQDEVAPEIISRADGSLLVGGSVAVHELNQFLKIDFIPEKNTFYTSMAGFVIHQTERIPDVGEQIEFNGRRIEIVDRDGVRIDQVIIHPEQKVD
- a CDS encoding superoxide dismutase; amino-acid sequence: MDRSTFLKNTAILGTASLLPNNSVFANNVTENGIDKLVDADGNFALQALPYKETFLEPYMDEETVHLHYMFHHGGAVKGANKDLQMIRKALDENSVETVDYWTKKLSYHLSSHILHTIFWTNLTNKKTEPAGELLKKIERDFGSYDKLKLLISKTSKDVDGNGWGILGYQPYTDKLTVLQCENHEKLTQWGVIPLLVIDVWEHSYYLKYRNKRADFVDNLFGILNWDNVAQRFDTGLKLLK
- the chrA gene encoding chromate efflux transporter, whose protein sequence is MAYPSFREAFQVWLKVALYSFGGPAGQIAVMHKYIVEEKKWLGENRFLHALNYCMLLPGPEAQQLATYIGWLMHKTRGGLLAGGLFVLPGFVSILILSILYALWKDLTFVQGIFYGIKPAVLAVVVGAVIKIGKRALKNEVMVGIAVLAFVAIFFFKISFPYIVLAAGLIGYFGGKIWEEKFYVIKGHADVKNSEMGLIDQYIQTERPSLVKTLGVALFWLALWLVPVVILVWVLGTENVFTKEALFFSQSAIVTFGGAYSVLAYISQKAVETYGWLQPGEMLDGLGMAETTPGPLIQVVQFVGFMGAFRNAGTLDPILAGVLASVLVTWVTYLPSFLFIFTGAPYIEYLRGNKSLSTALSGITAAVVGVILNLGIWFSLHTLFAQVSEVSAGPLHIPVPVWNTVDWGAVFITLAALLFTFRLKWDMLRTIGVCILLGLIFKLLILK